The following are from one region of the Salvia hispanica cultivar TCC Black 2014 chromosome 1, UniMelb_Shisp_WGS_1.0, whole genome shotgun sequence genome:
- the LOC125202718 gene encoding vesicle-associated protein 1-1-like, with amino-acid sequence MSDSELLQIEPLELQFPFELKKQISCSMILTNKSENHVAFKVKTTNPKKYCVRPNTGVVMPNSSCDVTVTMQAQKEAPPDMQCRDKFLLQSAVVNSWIASKDITPEMFNKDSGNQVEEYKLRVAYVPPPQPPSPVREGSEEGSSPKASVSENGTVNQASDLNKMSKGLPETNGITSEVNALISKLREEKQSAIQQNNSLRQELELVRRQGQSSTAGVPIMFVIIGGLIGIVLGYLLNGILISFVDNTNT; translated from the exons ATGAGTGACAGCGAGCTACTTCAAATTGAACCCCTTGAGCTTCAATTCCCAT TCGAATTGAAGAAGCAGATCTCCTGTTCGATGATTTTGACGAACAAGTCTGAGAATCATGTTGCATTCAAG GTGAAGACGACGAATCCGAAGAAGTACTGTGTGAGGCCAAACACTGGAGTCGTGATGCCAAACTCCAGTTGTGATGTTACAG TTACCATGCAAGCCCAAAAGGAGGCTCCACCGGATATGCAATGCAGGGATAAGTTTCTCCTTCAGAGTGCAGTTGTGAACTCTTGGATAGCTTCAAAGGATATTACTCCAGAAATG TTCAACAAAGACTCCGGGAACCAAGTAGAGGAATATAAATTGAGAGTAGCCTATGTTCCACCCCCTCAACCCCCTTCACCTGTTCGAGAGGGCTCGGAGGAAGGCTCCTCGCCTAAGGCATCAGTGTCAGAGAATGGGACTGTAAATCAGGCTTCTGATTTGAACAAG ATGTCAAAAGGACTCCCTGAAACAAATGGAATCACATCAGAG GTCAATGCCCTTATTTCAAAGTtaagagaagaaaaacaatCTGCTATTCAGCAAAATAACAGTCTTCGACAAGAACTG GAGCTCGTGAGACGTCAAGGTCAAAGCAGTACCGCTGGTGTCCCCATCATGTTTGTCATCATTGGTGGCTTGATTGGGATCGTGTTGGGATATCTTTTGAATGGGATCCTGATATCTTTTGTAGATAACACAAACACCTGA